The segment CCGCGATCATGCCGACGCCGCGGACCTCGCCGACCAGCGGATGGCTCAAAAGCTCGCGCAGCTTGCCCTGCATGTAGGCACCGAGCTCAGCCGCGTGCGCGACCAGGCCGCGCTCCTCGATGATCTTGAGGTTCTCCAGCGCAATCGCCGAGCCGACCGGATGGCCGCCCGCGGTAAAGCCGTGGCCAAGCACGCCGATCTTGTTGCTCTCGTCAGCGATCGGCTCGAACATGCGGTCATTCATGATGATCGCTGAGAGCGGGAAATAGCTCGAGGTGATCTGCTTGGAGACCACGATAGCATCGGGCTTGATGCCATAGGTCTCGCAACCGAACATCTTGCCGGTACGGCCGAAGCCGCAGATCACCTCGTCGGCGACCAGCAGGATATCGTATTTGTTCAGGACCTTCTGGATCTTGTCCCAATAGGTCGCCGGCGGCACGATGACGCCGCCCGCTCCCATCACCGGCTCGCCGAAGAAGGCCGCGATCGTGTCCGGGCCCTCCTTCTGGATCAGCGCGTCGAGCTCCTCGGCCCGCCGCGTCGCGAAGGCTTCCTCGCTCTCGCCGGGCGCACCTTCCTTGTAGAAATGCGGCGAGCCCGTGTGCAGGATGTTCGGCAGCGGCAGGTCGAACGAGCGGTGATTGTTCGGCAGGCCGGTCAAGCTTGCGGACGCAATGGTGACGCCGTGATAGGCGCGCATGCGGCTGATGATCTTCTTGCGCTGCGGCTGGCCAAGCGCATTCGAGCGATAGGCGATCAGCTTCAGGACGGTGTCGTTCGCTTCCGAGCCGGAATTGGTGAAGAACACCTTGCTCATCGGCACCGGCGCGAGTGCCACCAGCTTCTCGGCGAGATCGATCGAGGGGCCGTGCGATTTCGCGGAGAAGGTGTGGTAGAACGGCAGCGCCAGCATCTGCTTGTGCGCGGCCTCGACCAATCGCTTCTCGTTGAAGCCGAGCCCGACGCTCCACAGGCCCGCCATCGCCTCGAAATAGCGCTTGCCCGACGCGTCGAACACGTACGGTCCCTCGCCGCGCTCGATCACCAGGGGACCGGCCTGCTGATGGGTGCGCGCGTTGGTGTAGGGATGGAGCTGGTAGGCCACATCCCGGGCTTCTTGCGAATTGGGCAGCATGGACATTTGCGGAGATCCTTAAAGTCGTCGCGTCGCCGGCGCGGCTCACGTCCTCACTTGGCTATTGCCATGGGACCGAACTTGCAACGCCAATTCGTCGGCAGCAAACGCCCAGCAGCGTTGCACAAAGCGGCATAGGGTTGCAGCGGCGCCGGTCAAGCTACGCCGTCGTCATCCTCGCCGTCGGCGGCCCGGGCCGCCTCCCTCACCTCGACCAGCGCCATCGACAGAAGATAGACGGTCGTGGACAGACCGACCCGGCGCGCCGCCTCGACGGCACGCGACAGGTCGCCCGCCAGCTCCTTCAGCTCGTCCCCCCGCGACAATGTCCAACCCCATCCATCAGCCGATCGCGTCAGCCTACACCGCGACGGCGCCGCCGTTTCTGATCAGTTCGGCGCTGGACTGGATTGTAGCAAAGTTGGCGATGACATTCACCACCGACGCCTTGTACGCGGCCGCTTCGCTCATGCCCGCCTGCCGGCAGGCCACGGCGTCGCCGATGACCTGATAGCGGTGACTGCGGTGAAACCCTTCGACGACGGTGGCGAGGATGGTCTCGTCGAGCGAAAAGCCCGTCAGCACGCAGCGGACATTGCGAATGTTGGTCATGTAGTCCGTAAACCGCGACGAGCTGTAGGCCGAAGGCAATGGGTGCTCGAAAATCATCTCGCCCGGCCGCGGCTTCGCCTCCGCAATCCAATCGGTCAGCCTGGATGACGGATTGAACCACGCTGCCTGCGCGATGCGCTTCAAATGCATCACTGGCCAAAGGTTGCTCCGCCACAGCGTCAACAGCTCGAGGCAGCGCGAGGTCGCCACCTCGCCGTCGAGGATGACGTGCCGTCGCCCCGGGGTCAGATATTCGACCTGGAGGTCTGCACAGACCAGGATCGGCGGATCGTCGTGGACGGAGACCAGCATTGTCTTGCGTGGATCTGCACCGGTTTCAGCGATCGGCGACTGCGAGCTCCCGCAGCGGTGAGGTCACTGCCCGCCCCGCCGAGGCGTCAAGCACGCCCGGCCGGTCCCAGTCGCCTTCCGGGCGAATGATCACATAGGGATCGCTGTCCAGCGTGATGGCGTCCGGCCCCGGCTCGATCTCCAGCAGCATTTCCGTGTAGGAAAAATCGGAGAAGGTGATCTTGCGATTGTGGCCGAGTGGCTTGGCCCCGAAATGGGCCCAGAAATCGACCAGCCGGTCCTGCGCCTGGCCGTAGATCTTGCGGAACCCCTTGCGCTTCACATAGTCGACGCTCGCCTGCACCAGCTTGAACGAGACGCGCGAGCGCCGGTATTGATGGCGGACTGCAAGGCGCTCGACCTTGGCGAAGTCGCCAAAGAAGCGTACCCGCAGGCAGCCCGCAGGCTCGTTACCGACATAGCCAATGAAGTGAGCCGCCACCATGTCATTGCCGTCGAACTCCTCCTCGAACGGGCAATCCTGCTCGGCGAGATAGACCGCGGAGCGAATGGCGGTGACGAGCATGAGATCGCTCGGATCGCGTGCAAGGCGGATGGTGATCGCGCGGGAGTCGGGCTTGGCGAGAGGAATCCTAGTGCCGTGCATCTGCAAAACTCCTTGATTGGACGATCGCGCCCGGCATGCGCATCGGCTGCCGATTCCACGGGCGCGTGTAACACCAGAGGTCGGGTTGGAAACTTGCGACAGGCTCGAAGCCGGTCGCCTTCATGATCTCGCATCCGGCCACGGTTGACGGGTGCGCATAGCAGTCCGCGTTGCGAAATCTTATCTGCCGCAGATGAGCCGCGGCCTTGCCGAGACCGGCGATGCCGCGCCCCGTCGCCGCGATCGCCCAGATGTAGATGGCGGAGACTTCCTCGTTCGCCGAGGCAAGATGACACATGTCGGGCGCAGTCAGGCAGATATCGTCGAGCAGCAGCGCATCGTGACCGCGGCCGTTGAGAAACAGGAAGGCCATGCCGCCGAGCAGACTGCCCTTGCGGCTGAAAGTCAGGATGCTCTGCGGATCGAATGCGACATACTGGGCGAGCTCCGCCGTCCCGATCCGCACGCCCGGCACCAGCTGATGCGCCATTTGGGAAAGAGCTGCAATTTCGGAAAATTGCGCACAGCAGACGTCGACCTCCGGACTCAATGGCAGCGCGTCGAAATCATGTCTTGCGGCAAACGAGCCCCTTTCCATACTCTGGTCGCCCCTCTATCGTTTGAGAGTTTCGTGCCCCGCTACCGCAACGAGCTTAGCGGCTGGAGATCAGGAGTATGCAGCAAGTATTGCACCGGGGTGCTGCAATGACGCAGCACCATGAAGAAGCGCTAAACGCGTCCTGGGACGATTTGAAGCTGTTTTTAGCCTGCGCGAAGTTTAAAAGTTTTCGTAACGCAGCCGAAGAGCTCGGGCTCACCTCGACGACGCTGATGCGCAGGATCGACCGGCTCGAAGAGAGCATCGGCTGCAAGCTGTTCCTGCGCGACCAGAGCGGTCTCACGCTCAGCGACGAAGGTACCGCGATGATTGCCGACGTCGCACTGATGGAACGTCACGCCTTCAACGTCTTCCGACGCGCCTCGCGCGCGTCGA is part of the Bradyrhizobium commune genome and harbors:
- a CDS encoding aspartate aminotransferase family protein, with protein sequence MSMLPNSQEARDVAYQLHPYTNARTHQQAGPLVIERGEGPYVFDASGKRYFEAMAGLWSVGLGFNEKRLVEAAHKQMLALPFYHTFSAKSHGPSIDLAEKLVALAPVPMSKVFFTNSGSEANDTVLKLIAYRSNALGQPQRKKIISRMRAYHGVTIASASLTGLPNNHRSFDLPLPNILHTGSPHFYKEGAPGESEEAFATRRAEELDALIQKEGPDTIAAFFGEPVMGAGGVIVPPATYWDKIQKVLNKYDILLVADEVICGFGRTGKMFGCETYGIKPDAIVVSKQITSSYFPLSAIIMNDRMFEPIADESNKIGVLGHGFTAGGHPVGSAIALENLKIIEERGLVAHAAELGAYMQGKLRELLSHPLVGEVRGVGMIAALELVLDKGRKTAAATPGAVGGMASRMLQERGVISRNMLDAIAICPPLITTKGQIDELVAAIKGVLDDMKPEVAKLTPA
- a CDS encoding isochorismatase family protein codes for the protein MLVSVHDDPPILVCADLQVEYLTPGRRHVILDGEVATSRCLELLTLWRSNLWPVMHLKRIAQAAWFNPSSRLTDWIAEAKPRPGEMIFEHPLPSAYSSSRFTDYMTNIRNVRCVLTGFSLDETILATVVEGFHRSHRYQVIGDAVACRQAGMSEAAAYKASVVNVIANFATIQSSAELIRNGGAVAV
- a CDS encoding GNAT family N-acetyltransferase: MHGTRIPLAKPDSRAITIRLARDPSDLMLVTAIRSAVYLAEQDCPFEEEFDGNDMVAAHFIGYVGNEPAGCLRVRFFGDFAKVERLAVRHQYRRSRVSFKLVQASVDYVKRKGFRKIYGQAQDRLVDFWAHFGAKPLGHNRKITFSDFSYTEMLLEIEPGPDAITLDSDPYVIIRPEGDWDRPGVLDASAGRAVTSPLRELAVADR